One Intestinimonas butyriciproducens genomic window, ATCCCACAAAAGAGGAGCGAGATATATGCCCATTTCCGAAAATGCCCGCGCCGTCCTAGAGCGGCGCTATCTGATCCGTGACGAGCACGGAGAGCCTGTTGAGACGGTGGACGAGCTTTTTCACCGGGTGGCGGACGCGGTCGCCGCAGCCGATGCGCGCTTCGACCCCAAGGCCGATGTGGCGTCCACGGCCAAAGCCTTTTATGACCTGATGACCAGCCTGGACTTTCTCCCCAACTCCCCCACCCTCATGAACGCCGGCCGTCCGTTGGGACAGCTCTCGGCCTGCTTCGTGCTTCCGGTGGAGGACTCCATGGAGCACATCTTCGACGCCATCAAGAACGCCGCCTTGATCCACAAGTCCGGCGGCGGCACCGGTTTTTCCTTCTCCCGGCTGCGGGCCAAGGGCTCCACGGTAAACTCCACCGGGGGTGTTGCCAGCGGCCCCATCTCCTTTATGAAGGTCTTCAACGCCGCCACCGAGGCGGTGAAGCAGGGCGGCACCCGCCGGGGGGCCAATATGGGCATTCTCCGGGTGGACCACCCCGATATCATGGACTTTATCACCTGCAAGAACGACACCAAGGAGATTACCAACTTCAACATCTCCGTTGGTCTTACCGAGGCCTTCATGGCCGCTGTGGAGTCCGGAGGGAGCTTTGATCTTGTGGACCCCGCATCCAAGAAGATTACCGGACAGCTCAACGCCCGGGCGGTGTTCGAGGCCATTGTCAACTCCGCCTGGCAGACGGGTGAACCCGGCATCATCTTCCTGGATCGCTTGAATCGAGACAACCCCTGCCCCGGACAGGGGGAAATCGAGTCCACCAACCCCTGCGGAGAGCAGCCTCTGCTGCCCTATGAGGCGTGCAACTTGGGCTCCATCAATCTGGTCAACCACCTCAGGCAGACCGCAGAGGGCTATACACTGGACCGCGGCAAGCTGGAAAAGACCATTCGGGCTGCCGTCCATTTCCTGGATAACGTGATTGAGGTCAATCAGTATCCCCTGCCGGAAATTGACAGGGTGACCAAACTGACCCGGAAGATCGGCCTGGGGGTCATGGGATTTGCGGATATGCTCCTCTACATGGGCATCCCCTACAACTCCGACGCGGGAGTCTCCATGGCCAAAACCGTCATGGAGCTGGTGCAGACCATCGGCCATCAGGAGAGCCAGCGGCTGGCCGAGACCCGGGGCGCCTTCCCCCTGTTCGCCGAAAGCGTCTATCGGGACGGCACGCCTCTCCGCAACGCCACTGTTACCACCATCGCTCCCACCGGCACCCTGTCCATCATTGCCGGCGTCTCCTCCGGCGTGGAGCCCGTTTTTGCCTATGCTTACATCCGCAACGTGATGGACAACACCCACCTGATCGAGACCAACCAGATCCTGAAGGACAAGCTGGCGGAGCGCGGACTTTTCTCCGATGCCCTCATGCGGGAGATCGTGGAGAAGGGCACCCTGGCCCATGTCCCCGGCGTTCCGGAGGATATCCGCCGGATTTTTGTCTGCGCCCACGACGTCTCCCCCATCTGGCATGTGAAAATGCAGGCCGCGTTCCAGGAGTACACCGACAACGCGGTCTCCAAGACGGTGAACTTCCCCAATTCCGCCACCCGGGAAGAGGTCGCCGAGGTCTACCGCCTGGCCTATGAGCTGGGGTGCAAGGGCACCACCATCTACCGGGACGGCTCCCGGGACGAGCAGGTGCTGAACATCGGCAAGGTAAACGACGGCAAGCCTGCCGAGTCCGGATCGGCGCCCCTTCCCGACCACGTGGAAAAGCTGCTGGAGTCCAATTGCGACTCCACCGCATGTCTCCTTCGCAACGGCTCCATCATGCCCCGGCCCCGGCCCGACGTGACCATGGGCTACACGGAAAAAGTGAAGATCGGCTGCGGTAACCTGTATATTACCGTCAATTACGACGAGCAGGGTATCTGCGAGGTCTTTACCAACACCGGGCGGGCGGGCGGCTGCCCCTCGCAGTCCGAGGCTACGGCCCGGCTCATGTCGGTGGCCCTGCGGGCGGGTGTGGACAGCGACGAGCTGATCCGTCAGCTCAAGGGCATCCGCTGTCCCTCCACCATCCGCCAGCAGGGTATGGCCGTCACCTCCTGTCCCGACGCCATTGCCAAGGCCATTGAAAAGGTCATGAAGGCCTCCAAAAACCAGGAGATACCCCCCTGTCCGCCCCCGATGGAGCCCATCCGGCCCCAGGGGGCCCCAAGCCCCTCCATGACCCCCGCCGAGGCCAAGCAGGCCAAGTTCTGCCCCGAGTGCGGCAGCCGGCTGGAGCATGAGGGCGGCTGCGTCACATGCCGGAACTGCGGCTATTCCAAGTGTGGTTGACCGCTCCCAACCAAAAACGCTGTGCTTCTTAAAAAAGAGGCACAGCGTTTTTCATTGATTTTATGCATCCGGGCAAATTGGGATTGATCCAGTTGCCTTATCGTAATCCTCTGCCAGCAGACTATACATAGCCGCATCTACAATTCCTCTGTTGCTCCAATCGGCCTTCCGTAAAATTCCCTCAAATGACAATCCGCATTTTTCCATCACCTTACCCGAATTCGGGTTCTCAGGGTCATGCT contains:
- a CDS encoding vitamin B12-dependent ribonucleotide reductase gives rise to the protein MPISENARAVLERRYLIRDEHGEPVETVDELFHRVADAVAAADARFDPKADVASTAKAFYDLMTSLDFLPNSPTLMNAGRPLGQLSACFVLPVEDSMEHIFDAIKNAALIHKSGGGTGFSFSRLRAKGSTVNSTGGVASGPISFMKVFNAATEAVKQGGTRRGANMGILRVDHPDIMDFITCKNDTKEITNFNISVGLTEAFMAAVESGGSFDLVDPASKKITGQLNARAVFEAIVNSAWQTGEPGIIFLDRLNRDNPCPGQGEIESTNPCGEQPLLPYEACNLGSINLVNHLRQTAEGYTLDRGKLEKTIRAAVHFLDNVIEVNQYPLPEIDRVTKLTRKIGLGVMGFADMLLYMGIPYNSDAGVSMAKTVMELVQTIGHQESQRLAETRGAFPLFAESVYRDGTPLRNATVTTIAPTGTLSIIAGVSSGVEPVFAYAYIRNVMDNTHLIETNQILKDKLAERGLFSDALMREIVEKGTLAHVPGVPEDIRRIFVCAHDVSPIWHVKMQAAFQEYTDNAVSKTVNFPNSATREEVAEVYRLAYELGCKGTTIYRDGSRDEQVLNIGKVNDGKPAESGSAPLPDHVEKLLESNCDSTACLLRNGSIMPRPRPDVTMGYTEKVKIGCGNLYITVNYDEQGICEVFTNTGRAGGCPSQSEATARLMSVALRAGVDSDELIRQLKGIRCPSTIRQQGMAVTSCPDAIAKAIEKVMKASKNQEIPPCPPPMEPIRPQGAPSPSMTPAEAKQAKFCPECGSRLEHEGGCVTCRNCGYSKCG